The window GTGCAGCGATGCATGCAGCCGAGCGGTACTAATTGCCCGTAAGCTTGCGCATTGCCCCCTCGGAAGCTCCTTAAGGACGCTCCACTTCGTTGATTCTTTTTTTTGACGGGCACACGCCCGTCCCAACATATGTCATGCTTCGGCTGCGCTCAGCAACCGTGCTTCGGCCATACTTCGACAGGCCCAGAAGGGTCCGCCCAAGTAACCGACATTAAAATATTGAAGATCTAGGTGGCCATGGCGACGGGGCCCACCCCTTTCCATTCCGAACAGGGAAGTTAAGCCCGTTTGCGCCGATGGTACTGCCACACCAGGTGGGAGAGTAGGTCGCCGCCTTCCTTGAAGCCCTTCACGTTTGTGGAGGGCTTTTTTGTTTTTTTGGGGTTATCTTTGCCCAATAAAACATCTTTTAAATTATATCATTGAGTTCCCAATCCAATCCAGTCTTACTCGAGGAAAAATTAAATGCCTACTCCCATGCCTTGGGAATCGTGCTTGCGGCCGTAGGAGGAATCTTTTTATTTCAAAACGATTTGGGAGCCCAGCCTTTTATGAAAGAGAGCATTGGTGCCTATATAACTTCGTTACTTTTATTATTTACAGCATCAACCATATATCATGCGGTGGTAAATCCAAAGTTGAAGAAACGACTTAGGATTTTAGACCATATCAGTATTTACTATTTGATTGCAGGGACCTACACTCCAGTATGCCTCTCTTTATTGTTGCCATCCAAAGGATGGTTATTGTTTTATTTGGTCTGGGGCATTGCACTATTTGGAACGGTACTTAAAATATTCTTTACTGGTAGGTTTGAGGCGTTTTCTTTAGTGCTCTACGGTGTTATGGGGTGGTTAATTGTCATTGACCTCCCTTACTTGATGG is drawn from Flagellimonas sp. MMG031 and contains these coding sequences:
- a CDS encoding hemolysin III family protein, translated to MSSQSNPVLLEEKLNAYSHALGIVLAAVGGIFLFQNDLGAQPFMKESIGAYITSLLLLFTASTIYHAVVNPKLKKRLRILDHISIYYLIAGTYTPVCLSLLLPSKGWLLFYLVWGIALFGTVLKIFFTGRFEAFSLVLYGVMGWLIVIDLPYLMDHMSAFGLFYLSLGGAFYTIGILFYAVKKIPYNHLIWHFFVLGGAISHWILIYSL